The Hippoglossus hippoglossus isolate fHipHip1 chromosome 2, fHipHip1.pri, whole genome shotgun sequence genome includes a region encoding these proteins:
- the LOC117774479 gene encoding kelch-like protein 41b, translating into MDPNAIKEELRLFQSTLLQDGLKELLNENKFVDCTLKVGDRSFPCHRLIMAACSPYFRELFFTEDGKEVENTKEVVLEDVNPSILDMIVQYLYSAEIDLTDDNVQDIIAMANRFQIPSVFTVCVNYLQKKMSLINCMAIFRMGLVLNCPRLAVAARNYIADRFEALYKDQEFLRLAPHELFAIIGGDSLNVEKEELVFEAVMAWVRHEKDKRINVLKDAFDCIRFRLLPEKYFKDRVETDDIIKADPELQKTIQVIRDAFKGKLPEKPLKKEGEEGADKEEGEEEDSPFPGFLNENRRHGMFTRDFIVMINDAAAVAYDVNENECFLAAMSEQVPRNHVSLASQKNQLYIIGGLFVDEENKDVPLQCYFYLLDQLTSDWVALPPMPSPRCLFNIGESENLLFAVAGKDLQTNESLDSVMCYDVEKMRWSESKKLPLKIHGHAVLSHGGLVYCLGGKTDDNKALNKMFVYNHKQSEWREQAAMKTPRAMFGAVVHDGRIVVAGGVNEEGLTATCEAYDFATNKWETFTEFPQDRSSVNLVSTGGALFAVGGFAMIQMENKEVAPTEVTDVWQYEDDKKQWSGMLREMRYAAGSSCASMRLNAARMAKL; encoded by the exons ATGGACCCCAACGCCATCAAGGAGGAGCTGCGCCTGTTTCAGAGCACGCTGCTCCAGGACgggctgaaggagctgctgaaTGAGAACAAGTTTGTGGACTGCACCCTGAAGGTGGGCGACCGCAGCTTCCCCTGCCACCGGCTGATCATGGCCGCCTGTAGCCCCTACTTCAGGGAGCTCTTCTTCACAGAGGACGGCAAGGAAGTGGAGAACACCAAGGAGGTGGTCCTGGAAGACGTCAATCCCTCCATCCTGGACATGATCGTCCAGTACCTCTACTCGGCCGAGATCGATCTCACAGACGACAACGTTCAGGATATAATCGCTATGGCGAACAGGTTCCAGATCCCTTCTGTGTTCACCGTGTGCGTGAACTACCTCCAGAAGAAGATGTCCCTGATCAACTGCATGGCCATTTTCAGGATGGGCCTGGTGCTCAACTGTCCCAGGCTCGCCGTGGCCGCACGCAATTACATCGCTGACCGCTTCGAGGCCCTCTACAAAGACCAGGAGTTCCTCAGGCTCGCCCCCCATGAACTCTTCGCCATCATCGGTGGCGACTCGCTGAAcgtggagaaggaggagctggtgttcGAGGCCGTCATGGCCTGGGTCCGCCACGAAAAAGACAAGCGCATCAATGTCCTGAAGGACGCTTTTGACTGCATCCGCTTCCGTCTGCTCCCGGAGAAGTACTTCAAAGACCGAGTGGAGACGGATGACATCATCAAGGCCGACCCGGAGCTGCAGAAGACGATCCAGGTCATCAGGGACGCCTTCAAGGGGAAGCTCCCGGAGAAACCCCTGAAgaaggaaggggaggagggagccgacaaggaggaaggtgaggaggaggacagcCCGTTCCCCGGGTTCCTGAATGAAAACCGCAGACACGGCATGTTTACCCGTGACTTCATCGTCATGATCAACGACGCGGCGGCGGTGGCGTATGACGTCAACGAGAACGAGTGCTTCCTGGCGGCCATGTCGGAGCAGGTGCCTCGTAACCACGTGAGCCTGGCGTCACAGAAGAACCAGCTCTACATCATCGGCGGACTGTTTGTGGACGAGGAGAACAAGGACGTGCCTCTGCAGTGTTACTTCTACTTG ttggACCAGCTCACCTCTGACTGGGTCGCTCTGCCGCCCATGCCCTCCCCCAGGTGCCTCTTCAACATCGGAGAGAGCGAGAACCTGCTGTTCGCCGTGGCTGGAAAAGACCTGCAGACCAACGAGTCTCTGGATTCTGTCATGTGCTACGATGTGGA GAAGATGAGGTGGAGTGAGAGCAAGAAACTTCCTCTGAAGATCCACGGCCACGCTGTCCTCTCCCACGGAGGACTGGTCTACTGCCTCGGAGGAAAGACGGACGAcaa CAAAGCTCTCAATAAGATGTTTGTGTACAACCACAAACAGTCGGAGTGGAGGGAGCAGGCGGCCATGAAGACGCCCAGAGCCATGTTCGGAGCCGTCGTCCATGACGGCAGGATCGTGGTCGCCGGGGGGGTCAACGAGGAAGGACTCACTGCGACGTGTGAAGCCTACGACTTCGCAACAAACAA GTGGGAGACCTTCACAGAGTTTCCCCAGGACCGGAGCTCCGTCAACCTGGTGAGCACCGGTGGCGCTCTGTTCGCGGTGGGCGGCTTCGCCATGATCCAGATGGAGAACAAGGAGGTGGCTCCCACAGAGGTCACTGACGTCTGGCA GTACGAGGACGATAAGAAGCAGTGGAGCGGGATGCTGAGGGAGATGCGTTACGCTGCCGGCTCCTCCTGCGCCTCCATGCGCCTCAACGCCGCCAGGATGGCCAAGCTGTAA
- the LOC117774851 gene encoding 2-oxoglutarate receptor 1-like: MATSLYYGDDHNCTFVDRLLTRYFLPVSYSVIFIVGLVGNVTSIGVYLTKLRPWKSSSIIMVNLALTDLLYVLSMPFLVYYYSNGDSWTLGDLMCRFVRFGFHFNLYGSILFLTCHAVFRYVVVTRPLRAAQVQQTCWGIVACSSVWIITAAEITPMLTMKMLEEHDNKTYCMDFASAIRDSVGSSDHRWYSWLLTTLGFLLPLVVVFICYIGIVRKLAEGPGASTSSRMRASRVTVLILVVFVVCFLPYHILRVLRIESRGTSETPCMVERVIHAAYIISRPLAGLNTCFNLALYTLSGDKFKGAFLSTFHWKGWLTKARSLLHKAFVSRAGADTAAV; encoded by the coding sequence ATGGCGACCAGCCTCTACTATGGAGACGACCACAACTGCACGTTTGTGGACCGACTGTTGACACGTTATTTCCTGCCCGTCTCCTACTCCGTCATCTTCATCGTGGGCCTGGTGGGAAACGTGACCTCCATCGGCGTCTACCTGACGAAGCTGCGTCCCtggaagagcagcagcatcatcatggTCAACCTGGCGCTGACCGACCTCCTGTACGTCCTCAGCATGCCCTTCCTGGTTTACTACTACAGCAACGGGGACTCATGGACGCTCGGCGACCTCATGTGCCGCTTTGTGCGCTTCGGGTTTCACTTCAACTTGTACGGCAGCATCCTCTTCCTCACGTGTCACGCAGTTTTCCGCTACGTGGTGGTGACGAGGCCTTTGAGGGCCGCGCAGGTGCAGCAGACGTGTTGGGGAATCGTTGCGTGTTCGTCTGTTTGGATCATCACCGCCGCTGAGATAACCCCCATGTTGACGATGAAAATGTTGGAGGAACACGACAACAAGACGTACTGTATGGACTTCGCGAGCGCCATACGTGATAGCGTGGGCTCTTCTGATCACCGCTGGTATAGCTGGCTGCTCACTACGCTCGGATTTCTACTCCCCCTAGTGGTGGTGTTCATCTGTTACATCGGTATCGTGAGAAAGCTCGCAGAAGGGCCCGGCGCGAGCACTTCCAGTCGGATGCGAGCGAGTCGTGTGACCGTGCTGATCCTGGTGGTGTTcgttgtgtgtttcctgccgTACCACATCTTGCGTGTGTTGCGAATAGAAAGTCGAGGTACGTCAGAGACACCGTGCATGGTGGAGCGGGTCATCCACGCCGCGTACATCATCTCCAGGCCTCTGGCTGGACTCAACACGTGTTTTAACCTGGCTCTGTACACTCTGTCAGGTGACAAGTTCAAGGGAGCTTTCCTCAGCACGTTCCACTGGAAGGGTTGGCTGACCAAGGCCCGGTCGCTGCTGCACAAGGCCTTCGTCAGCAGAGCAGGCGCTGACACGGCTGCTGTGTGA